GGCAGTTACATAAAGTTAAAAACTTAACGCGACATGCACACATGTTTATGCAGTTCCGTCGGATCTAAGCTTAAAACGGTTCTTGTAGTTTTTTACTTAAAATCGACTTGTTACACTTCTCTCTCTATGTAGGAATTTTGTATCGTACCACCGATATCGAATGGGCAttgttattgagtatttgtaccCTACCGTACCGATACTGACCAAACAAAATTGGTACTGGTattcatttttagggtttttgatttcgGTATTTTTGCACTGTTGGTACCAAATCAGTACTATACCGCCATAATCAGTACagcattcggtttgtgtttttaatcGTTTTTTATTTTCGCTATTAGTACTCAGGGGCAGCTGGGGAGTGGGCTGGGAGCACCACCGGCCAGGGAACGTGTTTCCCGAGAGGCACATGTAAAAAAAATGTGGGAAATTCCGTGAATGACAAGGCACCAGCCCACCATGCATCACCATTCTGATCGAAATTCCGGCAATTCGTTGGCTGCAAAGGCACGACACACGGCTCCGTcacctgagttttgtctgatcgCAATTCGAAATTCGCAATCCACCCACTGTCATCTTCTTGCTCTCCACACAACTCCGACTCGGAGACTCGCAAGGCTATGTGGCACTGATAAGGTATGATTAGCTAGGTATTATTTGGCATATGATTGTCGATTATTTGGCGTTAACTGTCAATTATTTGAGGCACATTTTTCCGAGCGTGGACAGGGCACCTGAAATCTCAGGGCGGCCCTACTTTTCGATACAGTACCTATCTCATCCCACTTACATATATGTGAAGTTGAGAAAATTTAATCATAAAAGTCCTAATGCACCTCTTCATTCAAATACTAATGCAATAAAAAAAGTCAACTGAGAACAAGATATGAACTTGGAAGACAACAAACCGCTGGATGGATATCACCCCAGTCATGAAGATTAGTTTTAGGAATAAAGGGATCCCCAAAGAACATATCAGGAACAACCACATAATATCCAGCAGCTGCAACTTTATCTGCAATTTTCCTGCAACCTCAAAACAAAGAACCACAGTTGACCCACAAGTTGACTTTAATAAATCATTCTTACCACAACTCATACCTCAACTTTGGAGCTTCATAACCTGAAAAAGACACAAACTGGTGATGATCACGCCCATTTCACAGATAAATTGAACTGGGTATTGAAAAAGATTGCAAGTGGAGTTTACCATAAGCATCAGAAATTAGAAGAACTGCAAGTTTTGAATCAGGGTTGCCGGAAACATAAGAGTTGAGGGATGCTATTTTCTTGATTTGGCCGGATTCTTCGCCGGAGGAGATGCCCGGAGGGTTGTCGCAGCACGCCGGACCAAACATTGGGGGTGCCTTGGGTTTCTTGATTGTTGGTCATTGTGTACATATGTTGTTGAGACTTTGCATATTGGTACCCATAGAAttatggtttttgtgaaaatggttGGGAATTTTATTAGGGGTAAGTAAAAGTAAGTTACTTTTTTCTAATATATTGATTAATATAAAACTAATTTATTTTGATTATTTATACAGGCTAGAGAGATATGATATCCGACCCGGTATGTTGGGTAATTTTTGGCATTTAGCCCATAGTATCCTATCAATGTCGGGTTCACCCACAATACAGAATATGTATGGAATGCATGTTAGATGATCACTAATCAAATCTTCGATTGTCACCATCAATATGGTTGCACTCGCATGAGGTCTGCTACCACTTGATAATAACGGGTAACTGTACATAGTATATATGTCGGTGACATAAGAGAATTCTTGTCATTCACTTTCtaattttctctctctctcatacaTACTTGTTTACTTTCTCTACTTCAATAAGTTTTCTTATGCTCGAAGGCGGTCACATGGAGATTTACGTTCTTATAGCGATGGTAATGACTGTATGTTTTGTATTATTGATCATTTAGTTCAAGCCATAATAGCATTCACATCTCATCCCCAATCTCATTCTTAAATTAAGGAAAATGGTAAAAATGAAAAACATAGAAAACACCTCTACGTCCGATCTCTCGTTTTTAAGGGAAAACAAACCAATCAACTATTCATCCCTCGtatctttttttttatattttgtttcaGCCTACTTCTCCGCCGCGTAGTTATTATTTAGGGCCTTAGATCTTGGTGTTTGTATACCAAGATATAGATTGTAACTTGTATCTTTAGTGATGAATCTATGCTAGTTCATTGTTCCTATCAATCGATATACACACTATACTAAAAGCAATATGAATTACTTCTAACATAAACTCACATTGTTTTGTCCCCCGTGATCAGCAATTCCAAAGTGACTGCAACTTCGGTGTAAAACTACAATAAACTACTACCAATCTCACCCTTTAAACCGAATCAAAGAAAACACATCACACTTGTACAAAGAATTAAAGATGTTTCGCGATTCGGGTTTTACAGGGCCGAATGGACCTTCTGAAGACGCTTACCAAACCAATCCAAAAGATCTTGATGGGCCTCCTGTGCACGTTTCCCAGCTGTTATGTCTTCATCTCTATATCGAACGGTCCAACCATGTGATACACCATGATATATCTTCACAAAGTGATCAACCTGCATACCCATAAACCAGTACATGAAAATGGGTAGTTTAGGTAACAGGTCAAAACAAGTTCTAGTTAAAACAGGTTGGGGCCGGGTTGGGTTAGGTTGACTTGTAAACACTTACCTCGGGTTTGGCTTGCAATGCAGCCTCAAACTGTTTAACTACTCCTGGAGGAGATTCTTTGTCAAATTCAGCCCCTAGTATTGCCACCGGAACCTTAACCTCTGAGAACATCATATCAACCATACAAAAAACACAAGATTGCTTAGAAATTTCTGATACAAAAAGTTTGACCTTTTTGTTTACATCTGACTGTTGAAAAGTCAAACATGAATCTTTTTCAAGAACAGAGGGATTATGATTAACATTTTTGAACGAAAACGTACCCTTTATATCATCTAAAGTGACAAACGTAGGATGCAAGAGTGCAGCAGCTTGTATACTTGCATCCTTTGCTAGCTCCACAACGACCTTGGCTATCAAAGATAATAGTATTATAGACTGAgaaatttaaattttaataaattatctagaAGCTAGTCTTACCACCCCAACAGAATCCTGCAGCCCCAACTTTAGATATACCCTTTCCTTTGAGAGCGGCAATAACTGGTTTAGCAAATTCAACTGCTGGCTTCtatagaaagaaagaaagaatggTAGTGAATTTTGAATATCCAAATCAAAACAATTACCTATTACCTATTACCTATTCATGCTATATACATGGACCGATTTTATGTATAGGACTGCGGGAACCGTATAAGCAGTTGTATGTGGTGATGGCCAGATATAGTGGTAACTGGTAAAGAGAAGAAGAGGCTGTTAGGCGGTTATATAACCACCTTATGTATCAAAGTTAAAGACTTAAAGCAACATGTAGAGATGTTTATGCAGTTCCGTCGGATATAAGCTTAAAAGGGTTGCAGTTTTCTACTTAAAAATTGACTTGGTagacctctctctctctctctttctatatatatatgtgtgtatgtgtgtgtgtgcgcgcgcGCACGTGCAAATAAGTATGGATGGGGATTCTTTTATAGAGTAGTTCTGTCGGATCTAAGCTTAAAAAAAGTTCTTGTAGTTTTCTACTTAAAATTGACTTGGTACTTGGTAGCCCCCCTCCCCCTCTCTAAATATATGTGTGTCATGGGCATTTTTTACCGAGTACCGGTACCGTATCGACGTCATACCGGTACCGTAGTGATGCCATACTGGTAATGTACCGACGACCAAACAAAATCAGTATTGGTACCGGTATTCATTTTTTGGGTTTTTGGTTTCAGTAAGTTTGCACTGTTGGTACCGAACCTGTAACGTACCGCCGTAACCGGTACAGTATCCAGTTTGTATTTTTAGTCGTTTTCGGTTTTCGGTTTTCGCTATCGGTACTTTTCGATGCGGTACCTATCTCATCCCTCTTAATGTATGTTTGAAGTTGAGAATATCTAATCATAAAAGTCATTATGCAACTCTTCATTCAAATATCAATGCAATAACAAAAGTCAACTAATAACAAGATGTAAATACGGAAGACAACAAACCGCTGGATGGATCTTTATCCAATCTTGCAGATTAGTTTTAGGAATAAAGGGATCCCCAAAGAACATATCAGGAACCACCACATAATATCCAGCAGCTGCAACTTTATCTGCAATTTTCCTGCAATCTCAAAACAAAAAACCACAGTTGACCCACAAGTTGACTTCAATAAATCATTCTTCCCACAACACATACCTCAACTTTGGAGCTTCATAACCTGAAAAAGACACAAACTTTAGACCAAACTAATAATGATCACATCCATTTCACATGTAAATTGAACTGGGTATTGAAAAAGATTGCAACTTGAGTACCATAAATATCAGAAATTAGAAGAACTGCAAGTGTTGAATCAGGGTTGCCGGAAACATAAGAGTTAAGGGATGCTATTTTCTTGATTTGGCCGGATTCTTCGCCGGAGGAGACTCCCGGAGGGTTGTCGCAGCACGCCGGACCAGACATTTGGGGTGCAATACTGCAATGGTTGCTTGGGGTTGGGGAGCAGGTGTTGGTGTCAAAGACTCAACCCAACAGGGGCTTTATGGGCTTGGGTTTGTAAATGATTTGATTGATGTTATGTACACATGTTATTGAGACTTTGCATATTAATACCCATAGTTAGTTtatggttttattgaaagttGTTGGAACTTTATATTAGGATTAACTGATTAAGATAAACTTGTTTTCCTTAATCTTCTATTCTATACTATATAtataagggtctgtttggtatagggtaatggaatagacgaaggaatggaatggacgaggtaatggaatggacaagggaatgcaatggatcattaccattccatgttttgtttggttaccatgtgaatggaatgaattattattgtgtattgttagATAGGCAAGAAAAACTAAGTAATAAaattagcggtgagtggtggtggtggtcggtggtagtgattgtgggcggttataggtggcggtggtgggtgtcggtggcggcgatgggtggtggcggtggcggcaaGTGGCGGCGACGACAGTGGTGGTGGCGACAATGTGGCccttggtggtgggtggcagcaaaggtggtggttggtggcggcggtggcggttggtggtggaggtggttgtggcgtcgacgatggtggtgggcggcggcggcgaatggcgttggcggttggtcgtagttgtgggtgataacggtggcgagtgggtggcggcggcggcggtggctgtcggggtgagaTGGTGGCGGGTAGCGGTGATGGCGtcgatggtgggtggtgg
The sequence above is drawn from the Helianthus annuus cultivar XRQ/B chromosome 12, HanXRQr2.0-SUNRISE, whole genome shotgun sequence genome and encodes:
- the LOC110894098 gene encoding endo-1,3;1,4-beta-D-glucanase-like, with translation MSGPACCDNPPGVSSGEESGQIKKIASLNSYVSGNPDSTLAVLLISDIYGYEAPKLRKIADKVAAAGYYVVVPDMFFGDPFIPKTNLQDWIKIHPAKPAVEFAKPVIAALKGKGISKVGAAGFCWGAKVVVELAKDASIQAAALLHPTFVTLDDIKEVKVPVAILGAEFDKESPPGVVKQFEAALQAKPEVDHFVKIYHGVSHGWTVRYRDEDITAGKRAQEAHQDLLDWFGKRLQKVHSAL